In Chthoniobacterales bacterium, a genomic segment contains:
- a CDS encoding response regulator transcription factor: MAKKKPTVLIADDHEIVRAGVRNLIEAGGYSCCGEASTGREAVKMAEQLQPDVAILDVTMPELNGIEAAKQVLKLCPDTKVLVFTVHDAEQVVVEIFRTGAHGYILKSDAGRQLLDAVRCVLQGKHYFSSQISEVIFESLRMGNLPHAAKLNDEQPTSRERELIQLLAEGLSNKEAADKLGISVKTVET, encoded by the coding sequence ATGGCTAAGAAGAAACCCACCGTCCTGATTGCCGACGACCATGAGATCGTGCGTGCCGGAGTGCGCAATTTGATCGAGGCTGGGGGCTACAGTTGCTGTGGGGAGGCTTCCACGGGGCGGGAGGCGGTTAAAATGGCTGAGCAGCTCCAACCGGACGTGGCGATCCTCGATGTGACCATGCCCGAGTTGAATGGCATTGAGGCTGCCAAGCAGGTGCTCAAGCTCTGCCCAGATACAAAAGTTCTGGTCTTTACTGTCCACGATGCTGAACAGGTCGTGGTCGAGATCTTCCGCACCGGTGCCCACGGCTATATTTTGAAGTCCGACGCTGGTCGGCAGTTGCTCGACGCGGTGAGGTGCGTTCTCCAAGGCAAGCACTACTTCAGTTCGCAGATCTCCGAGGTTATCTTCGAAAGCTTGAGAATGGGCAACCTTCCGCACGCGGCCAAGCTTAACGACGAGCAGCCGACATCGCGGGAAAGGGAGTTAATTCAGTTGCTCGCCGAGGGCCTATCCAACAAAGAGGCAGCCGACAAACTTGGGATCAGTGTGAAAACAGTCGAAAC
- a CDS encoding DUF2442 domain-containing protein, with the protein MQRELSSLRLVEAVPVEGTTLRLCFADGANYVLDLGPDLRGLSGCLVEPLRQEDVFRQVRLEAGSLVFPTGLDYGGDVLRLWCEAGGVQDERTTSKLAGRLFRGVEYSAVDEKLAVAEE; encoded by the coding sequence ATGCAAAGAGAACTATCATCTCTGCGGCTGGTTGAGGCAGTGCCGGTCGAGGGCACGACGCTAAGGTTGTGCTTCGCTGACGGGGCGAACTACGTATTGGATCTGGGGCCGGATCTGCGCGGTTTGTCCGGGTGTTTGGTGGAGCCACTTCGGCAAGAGGACGTTTTTCGTCAAGTGAGACTCGAGGCGGGATCGCTCGTTTTCCCGACGGGTTTGGACTACGGAGGCGATGTGCTGCGCTTGTGGTGCGAAGCCGGGGGAGTTCAGGACGAGCGGACGACTTCGAAGTTGGCCGGACGGCTTTTTCGCGGCGTGGAGTATTCGGCGGTCGATGAAAAACTGGCCGTGGCGGAGGAATAG
- a CDS encoding DUF4160 domain-containing protein, translating to MPKVSEFFGIQITFNYRGEHNPPHFHAWHAGCEGVFAIRPLSYLYGDLSPRAVALVMEWAMLHEDELVGCWQSAREMKPLPTIEPLN from the coding sequence ATGCCCAAGGTTTCGGAGTTTTTTGGAATCCAGATCACCTTCAACTATCGGGGTGAACACAACCCGCCGCACTTTCACGCTTGGCATGCGGGGTGCGAAGGTGTTTTTGCCATTCGGCCCTTGTCCTACCTTTACGGTGATCTTTCGCCGAGGGCTGTTGCGCTGGTCATGGAGTGGGCTATGCTGCACGAAGATGAATTGGTTGGCTGTTGGCAGTCGGCTCGCGAAATGAAGCCACTACCCACAATCGAGCCTTTGAACTAA